A window of Candidatus Margulisiibacteriota bacterium contains these coding sequences:
- a CDS encoding glycosyltransferase codes for MIDVIVPVFNNYELTRGCLDSVLRWTTDTPYRLIIVDDKSTDKKTRALEKNYARKHKQIILLAQKKNQGFLRAVNHGMRYSKNDVVLLNNDTLVTAGWLRKLRAAAYSRVNIASASALSNNSTITTVPGYFQHGQIPDFFTLDEMAAFVEKHSLKLYPEIPTAMGFCLYIKRAALRTVGYYDEIFDRGLCEENDWSLRARAAGWTHVMDDTTYIWHKGRGSLGKKLKTPYRDRNKKILLERYPDYDRQIKTYIRRRTNYRINRHLKWELFKQRLARLLLAFAEVLHGGRRKRN; via the coding sequence ATGATCGACGTCATCGTGCCGGTTTTCAACAATTACGAACTGACGCGCGGCTGTTTGGATTCTGTTTTACGCTGGACAACAGATACGCCGTACCGCTTAATTATTGTCGATGACAAAAGCACGGATAAAAAAACTCGCGCGTTAGAAAAAAATTATGCGCGAAAACACAAGCAAATAATTTTACTGGCGCAGAAAAAAAACCAGGGTTTTTTGCGCGCGGTCAACCACGGTATGCGGTATTCTAAAAATGATGTGGTGCTCCTCAATAACGACACGCTGGTCACCGCCGGCTGGCTGCGCAAACTGCGCGCGGCCGCTTACAGCCGGGTAAATATCGCGTCGGCTTCGGCCCTGTCCAATAACAGCACGATCACGACCGTGCCGGGTTATTTCCAGCACGGGCAAATTCCCGATTTTTTTACGCTCGACGAAATGGCGGCTTTCGTGGAAAAACATTCCTTAAAACTTTATCCGGAGATCCCGACGGCCATGGGATTTTGTCTGTACATCAAGCGCGCGGCTCTGCGGACGGTGGGCTATTACGATGAGATTTTTGACCGCGGCTTGTGCGAGGAAAATGACTGGTCGCTACGCGCCAGAGCCGCCGGCTGGACGCATGTCATGGACGACACGACTTACATCTGGCACAAAGGCCGCGGCTCGCTCGGCAAAAAATTAAAAACCCCGTACCGCGACCGCAATAAAAAAATTTTGCTGGAGCGTTATCCCGACTATGACCGGCAGATCAAGACTTACATCCGCCGCCGGACAAATTACCGGATCAACCGGCATTTAAAATGGGAATTATTTAAGCAGCGACTGGCACGGCTGCTGCTTGCTTTTGCAGAGGTATTACATGGTGGTCGTCGTAAGCGTAATTAA